The window CGCCACCGCGCTGGACGCCGCCGACGGCGAATTCGACCTCGCCGTGTTCGTGCTCTCGCTGCACCACCTGCCTCCCGCGGCCGCGGCCCGGGTGATCGCCGAGGGCACCCGCGCCGCCGACAAGCTGCTCATCATCGACCTGCCCCGTCCCCCGGCCCCGCTGCACCTGCTGCGTCTGGCGACCATGCTGCCGTGGGCGCCGCTGGTGCCGTTCGTGCACGACGGGGTGATCAGCTCGCTGCGCGCCTACAGCCCGTCGGCGCTGCGCGCGCTGGCCGCGGCCGCCGGCCCCGACATCGACATCGACCTGCGCGGCGGAATGTTCAGTCCGCAGGTCGCGGTCGCCACGCGCCGATAGGCTCGGCCCGTGGGCCAGGAGATCAGCGCGACACTGAAGCAGACCGAGTTCAGCCGCGCGCACCGGCGCGAGTACCGCCGCAAGGTGCAGCTGTGCCTCGACGTGTTCGAGACGATGCTCGCCCAGGCCAGCTTCGACTTCGAAAAGCCCTTGACGGGCATGGAGATCGAGTGCAACCTGGTCGATTCCGCCTACCAGCCCGCGATGAACAACTCCGAGGTCCTCGACGCGATCGCCGATCCGGCATATCAGACCGAACTCGGCGCCTACAACATCGAATTCAACGTACCGCCGCGGCGACTGCCGGGCCGGGCGGCGCTCGATCTGGAAGCCGAGGTGCGCGCCAGCCTGAACGCCGCGGAGTCCAAGGCGGGCACCGACGGCTCCCACATCGTGATGATCGGGATCCTGCCCACGCTGATGCCCGAACATCTCACCGGCCACTGGATGAGCGAGTCCACCCGCTATCAGGCGCTCAACGACTCGATCTTCACCGCCCGCGGTGAGGACATCATGATCGACATCTCCGGGCCCGAGCGCCTCAGCCTGCAGACGGCGTCCATCGCACCCGAATCCGCCTGCACCAGTATGCAATTGCATCTGCAGGTGTCCCCCGCCGATTTCGCCAACAACTGGAACGCCGCCCAGGTGGTGGCGGGCCCACAGCTGGCGCTCGGCGCGAACTCGCCCTACTTCTTCGGCCACCACCTGTGGGCCGAGACGCGCATCGAGCTGTTCGCGCAGGCCACCGACACCCGGCCCGACGAGCTCAAGACGCAGGGGGTCCGTCCCCGGGTCTGGTTCGGCGAGCGATGGATCACCTCGATCTTCGACCTGTTCGAGGAGAACGTGCGCTACTTCCCGTCGCTGCTACCCGAGCTCTCCGACGAGGACCCGGCGGCCGAACTGGCGGCCGGACGCACCCCGAAGCTGTCGGAACTGCGGCTACACAACGGCACCATCTACCGCTGGAACCGGCCGGTGTACGACATCGTCAACGACCGTCCGCACCTGCGGGTGGAGAATCGGGTGCTGCCCGCGGGTCCGACGGTGGTCGACATGATGGCCAACGCGGCCTTCTATTACGGGGTGCTGCGGACGCTCTCGGAGGAGGACCGTCCGTTGTGGACGAAGATGAGTTTCGCTGCGGCGGAATCGAACTTCATGGCCGCCGCGCAGCACGGCATGGATGCGCGGCTGTACTGGCCCGGCGAGGGTGAGGTGACTCCCGACGAGTTGATCCTGCGCCGGCTCCTGCCGATGGCCGAGGAGGGCCTGCGCCGGTGGGAGGTCGCCGCCGAGGTGCGTGACCGCTACCTCGGGGTGATCGAGGGCCGGGCCAAGACGGGCCGCAACGGCGCGGTCTGGCAGTCCGAGGCGGTGACGGCCCTGCAGGACCGCGGCCTGAGTCGTCCGGAGGCGCTGGCGGAGATGCTCAAGCTGTACTGCGAGCGCATGCACGCCAACGAGCCGGTGCACACCTGGGATCTGCCGGTCTGAGGCGTACCTTGGCAGCCATGGCCGAGGTGATGGACTGGGACAGCGCGTATCGCGGTGAGGGCGAGTTCGAGGGCGAACCGCCGTGGAACATCGGGGAACCCCAACCGGAGCTGGCGGCGTTGTGGCGCGACGGCCGGTTCCGCAGCGAGGTTCTCGACGCCGGCTGCGGCCACGCCGAGTTGTCGCTGGCGCTCGCCGCGGACGGTTACACGGTGACGGGCGTCGACATCAGTCCGACGGCGGTGGCCGCGGCGTCCGCCGCCGCCGCCGAGCGGGGCCTGTCGGAGCGGGCGAACTTCGTCGCCGCCGACATCACCGCGCTGTCCGGTTTCGACGGACGGTTCGCCACCGTCGTCGACAGCACGCTGTTCCACTCGCTGCCCGTCGAATCCCGTGCGGCCTACCTGGAGTCGGTGCATCGGGCGGCACAGCCCGGCGCCGGGTTCTTCGTGCTGGTGTTCGCGAAGGGCGCGTTCCCCGCCGAGATGGAGCAGGGCCCCAACGAAGTCAGCGAGATCGAGCTGCGCGACGCGGTGTCCCCGTACTGGACCATCGACGACATCCGGCCCGCGCTCATCCACACCAACATTCCGAAAATCCCCGGCATGCCGCCACCGCCGCTGGACCTGCTCGACGAGCGCGGTCATCTGCGTATGCAGGCGTTCCTGCTGTCGGCGCACAAGGAGTCCTGACCTACCCCGTGGTGGCGGTTCCCGAGCGGGCGGCGTCCCTGTCCCGCGGGGCGGCCTCGTCGTCGTCATCGAGCATCGTCGCCTCGTCGAACGGGCGGTCCCCGTCGAGCACCTCGTTGAGGCGCTGCTTGTCCACCGAATCGGTCCACGACCCGACCAGCACCGTGGCCACCGCGTTGCCCGAGAAGTTGGTCAGCGCACGGGCTTCGGACATGAAGCGGTCGATGCCGACGATGATCCCGACGCCGTCGAGCAGCTCGGGACGATGGCTCTGCAGCCCGGCCGCCAGGGTGGCCAGCCCGGCGCCGCTGACCCCGGCGGCGCCCTTGGACGCGATGATCATGAACGCGAGCAGCCCGAGCTGCTCGGGGATCGACAGTGGATCACCGAGGGCATCGGCGATGAACAGCGACGCCATCGTCAGGTAGATCGCGGTGCCGTCCAGGTTGAACGAATACCCGGTGGGCACCACGATCCCGGCGGTCGCCGGCTTCACCCCGGCGTGTTCCATCTTCGCGATCAGCCTGGGCAGCGCCGATTCCGAGGATGACGTCGCGACGATCAACAGGTATTCGCGGGCGAGGTAGCGGGCCAGCTTGAAGATCGACACCCGCGCCACCGCCCACAGCAGCGCGCCGAGCACCCCGAAGATGAAGATCACGCAGGTGATGTAGAACGCGGCCATCAGCACGCCGAGTTGGATCACCGCGTCGAAGCCGGTGTCGCCCACCACTTCTGCGATCGCGCCGAACGCACCGATCGGAGCGAGCCACAGCACGCCGATGAGGATGCGGAACACGAGCTTCTGCAGCGCCTCGATGCCGCGCAGCAACCATTCACCGTGCGCGCCGATGCCCTGAATTCCGAACCCGACGAGCAGCGCGACGAACAACGCCTGCAGCACGTTGCCCTCCGTGACCGCCGAGAACAGCGTCGACGGGATGATGTCGGAGATGAACGCCATTGTGCCGCCGGCTGATTCGGCCTCGCCGGCCAGTTCGGCACCCTTGCCGGGATCGTGCGGGACGTTGAGTCCGGTGCCGGGGCTGATGAGATTGCCGACCACCAGGCCGATGGCCAGCGCGACGGTCGACATGACCAGGAAGTAGCCGATCGCCAGGCCGCCGACCTTGCCGACCGACGCCGCCGCGCGGACCTTGCCGATGCCGAGCACGACGGTGCAGAAGATGACCGGCACGATCATCATCTTGATCAGCTTGACGAACAGCTCCCCGAGCACGCCGAGCGAGGCGGCGGTGTCCGGCGCGACGAGCCCGACGACGATGCCGGCGACGACGGCGATGATCACCAGGATGTAGAGCCAATGGGTGCGGTCGCGCTTGCCCGGTTTCTTCTCGTCCGTGGCCGCGCGTGGGGCGGGCCGGCCCGCGTCGTCGGTGGCAGTCATCGATCCCCCTCCGCTGTGGTGGTGCAGGGGTAACCGAAAGCGCCCGGGATCAACCCCCTCTTGACCCGGCGGGAGCACGCCGTTTAATTTGAACGCAGTTCGAAACCGAACGCTGTTCGAAACCAATGTCCGGAGACGAGGCCGCCGTGGCAACCAGAACCCGTCGCTCCTCCTCCGTGCTGCCCTACGGCGCACTCGACCGCGAGCACGTGGTCAAGCACCTCCTCGAGCTCGCGCGCCGGGTCGGGGTCGACAACGTCACGATGCGCGGCCTCGCCGCCGAGGCCGGCACGTCGGCGTCGTCGCTGTACTACCACGTCAAAGACAAAGCGGCCCTGATGGATCTGCTCGCCGAGTCCGTCATCGAGAGCATCGAGGTCCCCGCCGACGGCGACTGGAAGCAGCGCATCGGCGCGCTCTACACCAACGCCTGGACGGCGATGTACGACATCCCCGGTGTCGCGGCGATGCTGCAGCAGCGTCCGCTCACAGGTGCGGCCCACGCCATGGACCGCACCGCGAAGGCCATCATGGCCGAGTCCGGGTGGCCGGCCGAACAGATCGCCCGAGCGCACGCCGTGCTCTACATCCACCTGCTCGGCTCGATCCAGCTGGAGCACCACCTGCGCGACGCCGGCATCAGCGGCGGCTCCGAGGACGGCGGCTATGCGGTGTTCCAGCACGGGTTGCGCGTCATCCTCACCGGTCTGCAGCACACGTCATCCTCGCCGTGATCCGACCCCCCGTCACTTCGCTCGCCCAGCGTGCAATTCCCCGTCGCTCGCTCGCCCAGGAGGAGATCGCCTTGTCCCATCCCCTGCACTCGCCGGCGTTCTACGCCGGTGACCCGTTCCCGGCCTACCGGGAACTGCGGGCCACCGACCCGGTCAGCTGGAACGACGAGCACGGATTCTGGGCGCTGCTCAAATACGAGGACATCCGGTACGTCTCCACCAATCCCGCGCTGTTCTCGTCGGCGCACGGGATCACGGTCCCCGACCCCGCGATCGAGAACCCGGTGATGGAGGGCAGTCTGATCTTCACCGACCCGCCGCGACACCGGCAGCTGCGCAAACTGATCAACTCCGGGTTCACCCGCCGCCAGGTCGCGATCCTGGAACCGAAGCTGCGCGCGTTCGCCCGGACCGCACTCGACGCGATCGACCCCGCGGCGGACACCGAGTTCGCCGAGCAGATCGCGGCCCCACTCCCGACCCGCATGATCGCCGAACTGCTCGGCGCCCCCGACGAGGACTGGGAGCAGTTCCGCCGATGGTCGGATGCGGCGGTCGGGATGGACGATCCCGACGTCGAACTCGACACGTTCACCGCGATGGGTGAGCTCTACCAGTACTTCGAGAATCTGATCGCGCTGCGCCGCAGCGGCGCGCTCCGCGACTCCGACGACCTGCTGTCGGTGCTGGTCGCCGCCGAGGTGGACGGGGTCCGGCTCAGCGATCAGGACCTGCTGCAGTTCTGCCTTCTGCTGCTGGTCGCCGGCAACGAGACGACGCGCAACCTGATCGCGCTCGGCACGCTCGCGTTGATCGAGCACCCGCAGCAGTTCCGGATGCTGCGCGAGCACCCCGAGCTGATCCCCACCGCGGTCGAGGAGTTCCTGCGCTACACCTCGCCGGTCGCGAACATGACGCGGTGCGCGACCCGCGACGTCGAGATCCGCGGGCGGTTGATCAAGCAGGGCCAGTACGTCACCATGCTGTACGGGTCGGCCAATCGCGACGAGGACATCTTCGGACCGACCTCAGAGCAGCTCGACATCACCCGAAACCCCAATCCGCACCTGGCTTTCGGATGCGGACAGCACTCGTGTCTGGGCGCGCAGCTGGCGCGTCTGGAAGCCCGGGTGCTGTTCGAGGAACTCCTCGAGCGCTTCGAGCACATCGAGCTCGACGGCGAGGTCCTGCGAATGCAGGCCACCATGGTGCCCGGGGTGCGTGCGATGCCGGTGCGCCTGGCAGCCGCCGAGCGCCGCCACGCGACGGCGTAGGCCGGAAAACGCACCCTGCCTCGGTACCTCCCCGACGTCGCGCACGAAGGTGGACAATGGCGTGACCACCTCAGCCCGCGACGAGATGAGACGACCATCCACTCCGCAGGACCGACCGCCGCCTCGGCCACCCGGCTCGACGCCGCGGTCACGGGCGAAGGTCTGGTACCGGCGTTCCAACCCGTCGTCTCCCTGCCGGACGAAACTCTCGTCGGATACGAGGCACTCGCACGTTGGCCGGCTCACGGTGATCTGTCCCCGCTGGATGTGTTCGCCCACGCTGCCGCCACCGGGCACCTCGACACCCTCGACCACGCGTGCATCAGGTCGTCCGCGCACGCCGCGCTGGCCGCCACCTCGAATTCCGGCATGTTGTTGCTCCTCAACTGCGAGCCGACGGCCCGCGACATCGACATCTCGCCGGGCACCGAGCTGGCCGAAGCGACACGCAGATTCACCACGACCTTCGAGCTGACCGAACGCGGGCTGCTCCTCGACCCGCCGGCTCTGTTGCGAAAGGTGTCGGCGCTGCGCGCCCGTGGCGTCCGGATAGCGCTCGACGACATCGGAGCGCACCCGGATTCCCTTGCGCTGCTGGACATCATCGCGCCGGACATCATGAAGATCGACCTCGGACTCGTTCAGCGCCAACCCGATCAGTGGCAGACCCGCACCATCGCAGCCGTCATCGCCCACCACGAACGCACCGGAGCAGTCATCCTCGCCGAGGGGATCGAGACCGACGAGCACCTGGAGCAGGCGCTGGGGTACGGGGCCACGCTCGGCCAGGGCTACCGTTTCGGCCGTCCGGGCGCGCTGCGCACGGTGCCGCGCGGTGACCGCGTCCCCGGCCTGGCCGCCCCGTTCCTGCACGAGCCGGCGGATAAGACGCCGTTCGAACTGGCCACGACGGGGCACTCCGCGCGCACGTTGCGCAAGCGGACGCTGATCGAGATGTCGCGCCACATCGAACGTCTCGCCGCGGCGTCGGAGAGTCCGCCGATCGTGTTGTTCACCCTGCAGAGCATGGACAACTTCCAGGGGACGACCCGGGAGCACATCCTCGAGCTCGCCGAGACGTCGCCGCTCGTCGTCGCCTTCGCCGTCGATGCGCCCCGGGAACCCGAGCGCACGTTCCGCTGGGTCGACGTCGACATCCACGACCGGATGGCGCTGGAGTGGACGATCGTGGTTCTGGGCCCCGACACCGCCGCGGCGCTGGTGGCCCGCGAACTCGAACCTGCCGGCTCCGGACCGGAGAACGACCGACGCTTCGAAGCGGTCATCACCTTCGACCGCTCCCGCGTCGCCCAGGCAGGACGCTGCCTGCTCAGCCGGGTGTGACCGCCTCGAGAGCTTCGGCGACCGCGGCGAGGTCAGCGGCGGTGACGTCGACGTGGGGCGAGATCCGCAGCGCCGGATGGTGCATCTCGCGGGGAGCACGTTCCGTCCCGAGGTAGGTCGTCACGATCGAGTGTTCGGCGATCAGCCGCGCCCTCACGTCCTGAGCGTCGACCCCGTCGGGCGGTCGCAGCGTGGTGATCGCGCTCGGCTCGTCGACAGGCTCGAGCACCCTCCATCCTCCCACGCCGGCCAGGGCCGTCCGGGTGGCCGCACCGACCTCGCGGAGCCGGGCCTGGATCGCGCCGGCACCCGCCGCGACGTGCTCACCCAGGGCAACCGAAAAGCCCACGTGCATGCCCACATTGGCTTCGGTGTGGCTGACCCGCAGCCGCGTGGCCTCGGACAGGAAGCCGGGCTTGGCGGCGAGCACCCCGACCCCGCGCGGACCCGCCGTCCATTTGCGCGACGACGAGTACAGCGCGTCGGCGCCGATTCCGGAGACGTCGATGTGCGCGAATCCCTGTGCGGCATCGACGATCAGCGGAATGCCGTGACCGTGGCAGGCCGATGCCATCGCCCGTGCCGGCTGTACGGTGCCGCTGTGACTCCCCAGCACGGTGAAGTGCACGAGCGCAGGGGGGTCATGAGCCAGCGCCGCGCCGATCGCGTTGACGTCGAGCCGTCCCGACTCCTCGATCGGCAGCGTCCGGATCTCGAATCCGTGCCGCGCCATGATCGCGAGGTTGGGTCCGAACTCACCCTGCAGACACGCCACGGTCCGCGCACCCGGCCAGTCGGCGAGCAGGATGTCGAGCGCATCGTTGGATCCGGTGGTGAAAAGGACCTCGGCGTCGGGCATTCCGGCCAGCACCCGGACAGCGGCACGGCCCGCGTCCAGCGCGGGGGCGGCGGCCTCGGCGGCGACATAGCCGCCGACCTCGGCTTCGTGGCGTGCATGCTGAGCGGTGGCCTCGATCACCGCGAAGCTCTGGCGTGAGCAGGCCGCACTGTCGACGTGGATTCCGGCGGCCGGTGGGCGCGCCTCCCTCCAGCCCTGCGCGAGCGGGGTGTCGGCGAGTGCACCGTCGTCGCTCGTCATCACAGCTCCGCGAGCGAGAGCCCGAAGTCGCCGGCTTCGTCTGTCCACCAATGGGTTCGACGCAAGCCGGCGGCGGCCAGTTCCTCCTCGACACCGGAGGGACGGAACTTGCACGACACCTCGGTCAGCATCTGCTCACCGTCGGTGAAGTCGACCTCAAGGTCCAGGGCCGCGATACGCACCCGCTGGTCCCGGGTGGACCGCAGCCACATCTCGATGCGCTCCTCGTCGGCGTTCCAGACGGCGACGTGCTCGAACGCGTCGGTGTCGAAGTCCGCGCCGAGTTCACGGTTCACCACGGTCAGCACGTTGCGGTTGAACCGCGCCGTCACCCCGGCACTGTCGTCGTAGGCGCGCACGAGCCGGTCGGTGTCCTTGACCAGATCGGTGCCCAGCAGCAGCGTGTCGCCGGGCTGCATCATCTGCGCGACCGACGCCAGGAACTCCGCCCGCGGTCCCGGGGTGAGGTTGCCGATCGTCGAGCCCAGGAACGCCACCAGACGCCGGCCACCGCCGGGGATCTTACCCAGATGCTCCTCGAAATCGCCGCACACGGCGGTGATCTCGATTCCCGGGTACTCGGTCTCGATCGCGGCGCCGGCCGCTTCGAGCACACTGGAATCGACGTCGAACGGGATGAACCGGCGCAGCGAGCCACCCTCGCGCAGCGCGTCGAGCAGCATCCGTGTCTTCTCCGACGTGCCGCTGCCGAGCTCGACCAGCGTGTCGGCTCCGGACGCGGCGGCGATCTCGGCCGCCCTCGCCCTCAGGATCTGCGCTTCCGCGCGGGTCGGGTAGTACTCGGGCAGCCGGGTGATCTGATCGAACAGATCGCTGCCCGCGGCGTCGTAGAACCATTTGGGCGGAAGCGATTTCGGCTGCTGCGCCAGCCCGTGCGCGACGTCACGGCGTAACGCCTCCTCGGCGGCGTCGGCGGCGAGGTGGTTCTCCAGTGAAAACACCATCACGATCCTTTCAGCGGTGTCATGTGCACGTGCGCGTCCGAGACCTCGACCAGGTGCCGGTCGGGGATCTCCTCCCACGCCGGATCGTCGTCGTACGGTTCGCTGGCCAGCACGACGCCGTCGTCGCGGCGCAGCACCGCCAGGGTGTCACCCCAGGTGGTGGCGAGGACACGGGAACCGTTGGCGGCCAGGATGTTCAGCCGGGCGTTCGGATCGTCTGCGGCGACGGCGGCGACCGTCTGCCCGAGCGTATCGAGGCCGCGCTCGAAGATCAGCGCGGCGAGCAGCGCGGAGTCGTTGGTGGATTCGGCGTGACGGGCGGCGGGCAGTACCGCGCGGTCGACGAGCCCGTTGTGCGACAGCAGCCAGGTGCCGTCGCTGAACGGGGCCGACGCGGACGCCTCGATGGGCATCCCGACGCTCGCCGACCGCACCGCGGCGACCACGCATCGGGAGAACAGCGCCGGGGCCACCGACGCGAAGGACGCATCGCCCCACAGCGGTGCCGCACTGCGCCAGCGCCTCGGCACACCGTCGTCGTCGAAGAAACCGACGCCCCAGCCGTCGGCGTTCATCAGCCCGTGCTTCTGCCGGCGCGGCGCATACGACTGGACCAGCAGCCCGGACGGCGGATCGAGCATCAGAGCAGCCGGCGACACCGGCTCCCCCAGCCACGCCAGATGCCTACACATCCCACGCCAACCGGACGCCGGAGAAGATCTGCCGGCGGATCGGGTGATCCCAGTTCCGGAAGCTCGGTCGCAGGATCCCGGCCGCCACGGCCCACGACCCGCCCCTCAGCACGCGGTACTCACCGGAGGCGGTGCCCTCGAAGAACGGCTCCGAATACTGCCGGTAGATCATCGGGGTGAAGCCGGGCCACGGCCGAAGCGGTGAGCTCGTCCACTCCCAGACGTCGCCCAGCATCTGCTCCACGCCGTAGGCCGAGGCCGACGCGGGAAAGGCGCCGACCGGGGCGGGCCGCAGCGCGCCACCGCCGAGATTGGCGACATCGGCACCGGGTTCAGCTGTGCCCCAGGGGAATCGACGCCGGACGCCGGCGGCGGGATCCCAGGCGCATGCCTTCTCCCATTCGACCTCGGTGGGTAGGCGCGCACCGGCCCAGGCCGCGTACGCCTGCGCTTCGTAGAACGTGACGTGCTGGACGGGCTCGTCGCCGGGGATGTCCTCGACGTGACCGAACCGGGTGCGGGTCCCGTCGGCGTTCCAGAACAGCGGCCGGGTCAGATCGGCCTGCTGCCGGTGCGCCCAGCCCGCGTCCGACCACCAACGGCGCTCGGTGTACCCGCCGTCGTCGATGAACCCCCGCCACTCGGCGTTGGTCACCGGGACCCGCCCGATGCGGAAGGCCGGCACGTCGACGATGTGGGCGGGGCGCTCGTTGTCCAGTGAGAACGGCTCGGTCACCGCGTCCACACCGAGGACGAACTCGCCGCCGGGGACCAGGACCGACGTGCCCGCGACACCGGAACGGCCGGGCGGCAACGGATCTCCGCGGTCCAGCAGCGGGGCGCCCGAGCGCAGGCTCAGCGCCTGCAGCATCGTCTCGTCGTGCTGGTTCTCGTGGCTGATCACCAGTGCGTAGGCGAACTCGTCGGGATGTCCGTCGGGCAGTGCCTCCAGGGTGTCGAGCGCTCTGCCCCGGACCGTGGCGCAGTAGTTGCGGGCATCGGTGGGCGGCAGCAGGGGCAGATCGACCCGCGCGGCGCGGGAGTGCACGAACGCGTCATAGAGCTGGTCGACCTCGGGGCTGAGCAGGCCGGGCCGGCGCGGATCGCCGCCGCGCAGCAGCCACAGCTCCTCCTGCTGCCCGATGTGGGCGAGATCCCAGACCAGCGGGCTCATCAACGGGTCGTATTGGCGACGGAGTTCGGCGTCGTCGAAGTCGACGAGTCGCAGGGTGCGGTCCCTGGCCCTGATCAGTTCGCCGGCGAGCGTCTCGCGGGTCGTCACATCTCTCCTCGTGCCAGTCGCGTGACCGCGGCCGCGATCCCGTCTCTCACGGCCCGGTCGGCGAAGTCGTCGCCCGGGCTGCGTCCCTGCTCGACCGAACGCGTCAGCACGTCCATCGATTCCACGAGTGCGGCCGGCGCGCGTTCGGCAGCGGCGTACACACACCGCACCGCGGCGGTGTGCAGCCGCCGGTCGTCCAACCCCAGCTGGGCGGCCCGATCCCAGGAGGTGGCCACCGGTTCGGTGGCCTCGGCGGCGACGTCGGCGGCCACCGGGTCGTCGAGCAGGGTCGCCAGGGTGAACACGACCGCGGGCCACACGGCGTCGGGCACGCTGTCGAGGTAGCGCACCTCCAGGAAGCCGCGCGGCCGCACGGGTGGGAACAGCGTGGTCAGGTGGTAGTCGAGATCGGCCAGGGTCGGCCGGCGATCGTCGAGCAGCACCCGCCCGTCGGCCCAGTCCGCGAACGGCACCCACTGTGTCACCGGC is drawn from Mycolicibacterium gilvum and contains these coding sequences:
- the egtB gene encoding ergothioneine biosynthesis protein EgtB — translated: MTTRETLAGELIRARDRTLRLVDFDDAELRRQYDPLMSPLVWDLAHIGQQEELWLLRGGDPRRPGLLSPEVDQLYDAFVHSRAARVDLPLLPPTDARNYCATVRGRALDTLEALPDGHPDEFAYALVISHENQHDETMLQALSLRSGAPLLDRGDPLPPGRSGVAGTSVLVPGGEFVLGVDAVTEPFSLDNERPAHIVDVPAFRIGRVPVTNAEWRGFIDDGGYTERRWWSDAGWAHRQQADLTRPLFWNADGTRTRFGHVEDIPGDEPVQHVTFYEAQAYAAWAGARLPTEVEWEKACAWDPAAGVRRRFPWGTAEPGADVANLGGGALRPAPVGAFPASASAYGVEQMLGDVWEWTSSPLRPWPGFTPMIYRQYSEPFFEGTASGEYRVLRGGSWAVAAGILRPSFRNWDHPIRRQIFSGVRLAWDV